The sequence below is a genomic window from Colias croceus chromosome 26, ilColCroc2.1.
aaatttaaaaaaatatttcgatgttagatagcctatttatcgaagaaggctatatacatcatcacgctaagaatAGGATCAGCccccctagacaagtggctttctattagcgtaacgtttgatagaatagattatgaatgtatgagattgacgtaagctgtcgatacatttatctacagcttatgtcaatctcatacattcataatctattgtatcaaacgttacgctaaacgaaagccacttgtctaaccCCTTAGAGCAACGCggataaaaccgcggggctcaGCTAGTATCatagtatgtaatatttttgatgCTTTAATGTTAACTAACGTTTTACTCTagtaatagattttttttgtaacacGTCACACTTCGTAGTCACAAAACAGTCAATAGTTTCTGAGTACTTTGTAAACCTACACGTATTTAGAGCTTTTCACACAGCACCCTAACCTAATGGCAAAACTTCTTCTTTCACAGAGTCTATACTTCCAGGGTGACTGGAGGTACGGTGTCTGCGCGTGTGAGGGACCTCTTACCAGTTTTCGACCAACAGGGCTTCGCTAAATTCGCCCCACCAGCATCTAGATTAGTGAAGCCTAGATCTAAGTAAAAACGACCAAAACGACATTGCATTTTTTTctgagcaaaaaaaaatttcattaacaagatttttttaaccATATTGTGTCATTATTAATCaagaaattttgtaaaacattttttccgtattaattaatatatcactttattctttatatttatttttttatgattgtaCCAGAATGCATTTAATTGTTATCAACAAAATGCTTTTCGAGTGTTACTAATATGTgccattttgtaataatttaataaactcaTTGAATTTAAactgtgttttatttaaattaaaggaGGAGTAATAAAAGAggaataacataaaatatttttaatatttgcctAAACATAATAGTATCacagatatttaaattattcgcgCTTTGAGCATCTTTTAACTTAACAATATTCACGCTATACTTTCTTTTGGTTTCTTGAACTTATCTTCGATTTCCTGTAAGCTTTTGCCTTTCGTTTCTGGTAGGATGAAGTATAATACGCCCGTTCCTAGGAGTGCTATCAGGCCATATGAGAGGAATGTAATAACTTCACCGAAATTCGACATCATGCCTGGAGCAGTCTTAACAACTACGAAGAATGCTACGAACGTTGTCGCAGAACTGATTCCTGAGCCCAAACCTCTTACTTTAGTGGGGAAAAGTTCTCCGCACATCATCCAAGGAATGGGAACTAGACCAATAGATATTGCGCAGATATACGCCATCAGACACGTCAAGGGAAGCCACGTCATGTTCGTTTGTTTGCCGTCCGTGAAATACAAATACATCGATAAACCGACCATGGATAGAGCTGTGAATATTCCACTTATCATCGTCAATGGTCTGCGGCCATACTTCTTGCAAATTACGCAAGCTACAACTGACATAACTGTCCGGAGTGAATCAATCACTAACATGGCTAAATAGTGATCTATACCTTTGCCTACAgctttttcaattatttctataGAATAAAATGCAACAGCGTTTACACCAGAGAACTGGCAAGTCACGAAGAATATGATCATAATCATGAGTGGTTTTAACAACTCCGGGCTCTTAAGGCTAACGATTTTCTGTTGTAAAGTCATCACTGGCTTGCATTCTTCTGCCTTCTTCTTCTCTAAAATTGCTTTCAACTCAGCTTTCGCCTCATCGCTATAGCCTCTCAACCATCCGAATGCTTTGACGCCATCTTCGATTTCTCCCTTGTTAATCAACCAGGTAGGGCTTTCTGGGACCAAGGTTAGTAAAATAACAGATAATACTGGGAAAATGCAGCAGATTAAAGCCGTCCATTGCCAATGTACCCAAGTACCGATGAGGTGCGATACGAAAATGCCCACAGCGATGGCCAGGGATATTCCAGCTAAGAAGATGCCTCTATATTTTGGGTCTGTGGTTTCACTGATGAACACAGGCGCGAGTGGGCCTAACAAACCGACGCAGAGACCTGTAAAGAATCTTCCTAAGAGCATAAGGGCAAGGTTATTCGAGCACGCGATGAGAACCCAGCCAAGAAGGAAAGGTCCGCTGACTATGAAGTGTGCGTTGCGTCTTCCGAACTTCTCCATCAGCCAGCCAGAGATGAGACAGCCCGGTGCCATTGGTAGCGCAGCCATTGCCGCTGTAAAGAAAAAATTGGATTGTATATTAATTAGCATCATGGGTCTGCCCGTGACATAATAAACTTCGATGTATAACAATTTACATGCTAAATTTAGTATCAGATATGCATCAGGTAAAGAACGAtcgaaatataacaataatgtcattaataataattacacgagtatcaaatgtataattaaattcctatataaaaaatcattcttctttatcctactaatcttaaatacttaaatcattaatattatgaaaacgaAAGTTTTTAAGAATGTAAGTATTACTCTTTTACGTAAAAACCACAAAatagattttgatgaaacttggaGGTGCTGTTGCATAGAAGCCAGCTAGTGCCCGTTATTTCGTCCGCAGGAAAATTCGCGAGGCACAGCTAGCTTACTTTGAAAATAAAGTCATCGTGTGTATTATTATAGCCATAACCTTTCcatgtacttaatattatactaaattaatagtttatacaGTTAATTGTGAATTAATTGATGGGTACAATGTAATTACTTTGTCTATTGTTtcagtattataaaaatatagtcaATATTTCCATAAATGAAGGcggaattatttttttttgtatctatgtaaatacataatatgtatatatacataatacaatgcgggtaaaactggGTGGCTCTTTGTGATTCACAATTCGTGTTATTTTTTCTCTATTTGTCATAACATGATGACAATGAAGTTTTACTTCCAATAACAGAAAACAAAGACAAATGCGTTTTGCCCTTTGGAACTCTAGAAAGGCTGGagcaattttaatgttattttatactttgtaaTCTAACTATGTAGTCTTGTATTGGTAATCCAattgtacctattataattttattgttattcaaATCAATGTATTGTGCTTGTCCGCGCATGGATTAAACACATTGGAAAACGATTAAAAATGCGCAGAAAAGAGGTTAGGAAGCTTTACAAATTAgctgta
It includes:
- the LOC123703416 gene encoding facilitated trehalose transporter Tret1-2 homolog, producing the protein MGEDRNDTKEPIAEETQAEEDTNKDTNTDTIIPKTDTNTQKHTEKKNEKEKSNYVQNIMHSGLSLHSNNIKDEMLLPDSKTVARFSPIWKQSLASMAAILLTFTSGLTSGYSAILLPQLKDSGSSIPTDESTASWIAAMAALPMAPGCLISGWLMEKFGRRNAHFIVSGPFLLGWVLIACSNNLALMLLGRFFTGLCVGLLGPLAPVFISETTDPKYRGIFLAGISLAIAVGIFVSHLIGTWVHWQWTALICCIFPVLSVILLTLVPESPTWLINKGEIEDGVKAFGWLRGYSDEAKAELKAILEKKKAEECKPVMTLQQKIVSLKSPELLKPLMIMIIFFVTCQFSGVNAVAFYSIEIIEKAVGKGIDHYLAMLVIDSLRTVMSVVACVICKKYGRRPLTMISGIFTALSMVGLSMYLYFTDGKQTNMTWLPLTCLMAYICAISIGLVPIPWMMCGELFPTKVRGLGSGISSATTFVAFFVVVKTAPGMMSNFGEVITFLSYGLIALLGTGVLYFILPETKGKSLQEIEDKFKKPKESIA